TTAATGCATTAAAGAGAACAAAGGGCAGGGCATACTCAGAAATctccttcactttcttcgtctttccttCAATTTCTGGGAATGTTCTCACGACGCGATGCACAATAGGAATGTCCTTGCCCCGGACGTTGTAGACGACGATCTCGCCTACCTCAGCTCGCGGGCTTCGATTCCATAAGAAAAGTAGATCTCCTCTTTGGAATGCTGGCTCCATGCTACCGGATAAAACAACTACAACAGGGCTCGAGGATGCGGTGAACACGGAGAGACCTTTCCACATCATAAATGCAGTAGAGAGCACCAGCGCGAAGTTGAGTACCTGGGCAAGTGACTGCCGGGCATTGGATAGATTCGACGAGAGAAACGACAACATTTTGGCGACCCTACTCGGACAGACGATACCAATTCAGTCACCGAATGATAGAGAATAAAGATGCTGGTTCGAATCGTTTGTTGACGGTGTAGTTGAGAGTGCCTATGATCGCGGCGGAGGAAGCTTCGGAGGTTCGACGGAGGGGATGTTGGAAAGTAATGATGGTGTGGAGAAATAACACTTCCGATTAAATGTCGCTCACTTGGACGTATCAGTGGTGTCACACTTTGCTCAACAGACGGCTGGTCGTGGGTGGTTGTCAGCCGGTTGGGCAAAGGGAGATGTGTCCTTCAATGTTGCCCGTACCAAAAGGCCATGTGGTTCCTGCGCGGCGCTCGGTAGCTTTTCCGTGCAGACCCAACCACCCAACCCTGCATTTTGATTGGACTAAACATGAACTATAGTGCAACGTTCCAGAACCCTGACATGAAAATAATAGTACACCAACGGACTGGTTGATTCACAAATTCAGTTTGTCGATCATAAATAAGGCTATCTATCTACGCAATGGTATTCGAAGAGCGACACaggaaaacaaaggaaaccggaaacaaaacaaaacaaaacacaaacCATCAAGCAATACCCTAACACCTCAGACGCTAGTCGATGGCTGGTGGTCAACTTCCCAgaacttctccttctttcccttctttgtGATCATACCGACTATATCAAAAGGGTCAAAAAGGGTAAGTAGGAATGGCCGACGATCCTCGTAGCCCGGTCCCTCTACTTCTGTCACACCATCCGTTGCCAGATAGATCCGGTTTGAACGAGGAAGCCATCGCATGGGATGAAAGACGTTGAGAAGAGTGGTGTTGGCGAACATAACGACAGTCTCAAATACCCAGAAGAACCACTCATCTTTAAGAATGGGACTTATATCATCGATATTGCTAGTGTTCAGACTTGCAGCTGTGAAATACTCGACAGTTCGGTAGATCGTGCGTATGGTGATGAGTGTGCAACTGCAATACAGCACATAAAGGGCCCTCTTTACTTTGCTGTTCAGAACACCAGCGCGGTGGCAATTGTAGTAGAACTTGCTAGCCAGAGCAACAAACCCCGCCATCAATGCGATTTGCAAGATCAGGGCAGCTTTGAGTAAAGCCTTGCCTGTATTCTGCGTACTTTCGGGATTGCTGGTATTGGCGACCAATGATGCTCCATTTGCTGTTATGACCTCGATCACGATACCCATGGCAATGAATGTGGTGAACACACGGCCTGGATGCATTGGAGAATGATAGGGGATGTAGTACAGGATACGGCCCAAAGTGAAGAAGTTAGCTCCCTCATAGACAGGACTGACACTCAGTTAGCTTCTTCAATAACTGACATACCATGAAGAGAACTTACGGCCCAGCTAAGAGGAAGACAGTGCTTGAAATGAAAACACCCAGATTGTCCCAATGCCCGAATGCCCCAATGGTGCGCATCACGAACCCTGCGGTGAAGAGTAAAGCAGACCAGGGTAGTAGGCCTGTTACTTTCCATGATTTATATTTGCTTCAAAGCAATACTAATTAGTCTCGAGCCTCTGTGATACAGGGGGTCCAACATACAAGCATTGATAGCCATGCATGATACCAGATAATGCGAAAAGAACCGCAAAAGCGATCGGCGCGCCTTTGTTGGGCGCATAGTACCAGAGGCTTCCCTCCTCTTAGTTAAGTCAGCGATGAACAGTTGTTGGGAGCAAGTCGGAGGGTGAACATACGGTAGGGCGACCTTTTATGGATCATAGTCCTGAGCGGTGAAGGTATATAAATCCGGATAGAGAAATACAATTTACTGATACTCGACAACGACCCGGAcaataattaaaaagataaatatgATACAGATTCTCGGGAGGTGTTCTATGAAGCTATGGCTATCTATATATTGACAACAGGCCCTCGAGAAACTATCAACAAGACACAAGCGAAAACGAGCTGGCCAAAATAGGAAAAGTGGAAGTAGATCTGGATCTGGTTCAGATCAAATACAAGCCTCAATGAGTGCCCAATGACACAGTCATTCTCGCAAAATCAGCCTCAATCTAGGGTGTGGTAGAGGTGGATTTAGTGGGTACCGTTCTTTCTCAGTTATTCCGAGTAGTCTAAGCAATTTCTCTTACCCAAAACTGGTTACTTTCTGGAAACGAGGCTGACTTTCCATGCCATCTTCGTTGTTATCTGAAATCACACTGGAAGCTTATAATCCCTAGTATCGTCAATGAAGATCGAATTATCTATCGGGCGTATGCATGGCCTATGGACTTCGCTGGTCACCATCCGTTTTGTGGTTCCACTTAGCGAATACGAGCAGGGCTGAGCCAAGGAGGTTGCTAGAGTAGGTACTAGGCTTATCACGGGGTGAGACCTCGTATAGAGAGTTTCCAAGTCATGGAAAAAGACCCTGACAACGGGCAAAAGTATGAAGTGTGCTCTTTGACGTAACAAAAGTGGTGTTGGTTAGGGCTGCACCTAGGGATGGAGGCTTTCGGCCTGATGAAGGGGGCATCAACCCCATTTCGGCTcgtgaagatgaagttgccTGGACAACAGGACACTAACCTAAAGGGGAATGACAGACTCAGCATGACATCTCAAAGTGGAAACCCATCAACTGCTTCACATTATAACGATCCGACTAAGCCAGGCCAACGTGGAGACGGCGATACTAACCCACTTCTTGCTGTCGTGTCTCCTCTTACGTGAACAATCGGCAGACAAGGACCCGCAGCTATGAATCCAGCGAAACCCTCCCAATCGTCACTATTTCAGGTGTACCTCCGCCTTCGTCCGCCCATCTCTCAGCAAGATGACCAGGCCGAACGATGCTTAACAGTCGAGTATCCAGAATCTCAAGATGTTGTTGAACATGACCAAGGAACTCCAGCTCCAGCGGCAACTCATATTATCCTGCAACCGCCAAGCGATGCTAGAAAGCGGGCAGTTGAGAAATTCGGCTTCACCAAGGTTTTTGAAGAGTCGGCTTCTCAGTTGACTGTGTTCGAAGACACAGGACTCGATTCAATTATACGGGGAGTGTTGCTTGAGGGAAGAGATGGCTTGGTCGCTACATTAGGTGTGACAGGAAGTGGAAAGGTGGGACCAAACGCAACAAGATATGAAGCAGTGCTGACGGCCATGTACAGAGCCACACCATCTTGGGTTCGAAAACCCAAAGAGGTCTCACCCAGATGAGTCTTGATGTGATTTTTAAATCGTTAGCCTCGACAATCAAACCACCAGACAATTCTATCCACCCTCTCCTCCTGTCCTCGGTCGCGTCGTCGGACCAGTCAGAATCGCAGATATTCACGGCGCAGACGTTTCTCGAAGCTGTATATGGAGACCCAAGTGCCGACCGTGGTAGGAACTCTAGAGCACAGACCCCAATGAGCTCTTCCAGAGCTCAAACCCCTCTGACGGTATGCTTCCCTCCCCAGAGCCAATTGCTCAGGTCCTCAGTTTTGCGCCCGCAAGCCCCCTTTCCAAGCCGTTTCTGTGGCCATAATATGGCGTATGGCCTACGCAATGGGTATTCCCCAACTTTGAACCACATGAGCCGCCTTATCCCAAATGCCACCATTAAGGCGAGCCCCAGACAAATGGTCCCTGGACTCTCACTTGCACTTTCATACACTCAACCTAGCTTTATTGGCATGAATCGCGCTAAACAATCTCAAAACTTAAAGGAACCGGCGCCTGCCATTATTTTCCCCCGTCGTAATCTGCCCCAACGGCCAAATGTTCCACCTCGTTCGCCCGATGTTAGCCATCTCACATTGGAACTGAACCCTAACTCTGAATATATCGTACTGGTGTCAATGTATGAAGTCTATAATGATCGCATCTTTGACCTTTTGTCGCCAGCGATAGTTCCAGGCCAAGGAAGTACCGTGTCGCGAGGGGGAACCAACCAGAAGGACAGACGGAGACCCCTCCTTTTCAAATCTACTGAAGGATCTCCCGACAGGAAGGTCGTCGCGGGCCTACGCAAAATAGCCTGCAGTACTTACGAAGAGGCACTGGCAATTTTAGAAGTCGGACTCACTGAGCGCAAAGTCACGGGTACTGGCGCGAACAGTGTCAGTTCACGGAGCCATGGATTCTTCTGTCTCGAGGTCAAGAGAAGGATGCGTAACAAGAGAAcgggagaagaaacatggaTGGGGAACACCCTTACAGTGGCAGATCTCGCTGGTAAGGTGACAAATCGAGCAGTAGCGTAAGAATGCTAATCGTGCTCCAGGCTCCGAGCGTGCAAGAACCGCCAAAACGGCTGGATCTACCCTGGCCGAGGCAGGCAAAATCAACGAGAGTCTGATGTATCTCGGTCAATGCTTACAAATGCAGAGTGAGATACAAGAGGGGAAGGTACGATTCACTTTCACGCTTACGAGCGTCTCCTTCTGTCATTCTTGCTAATTATCATAGACTGCTCTGGTCCCATTCAGACAATGCAAGCTCACCGAGCTACTATTCTCAAACTCATTCCCATCATCTACCCAGGCGCCTGGTCCCAACCGCCACCCGCAAAAGGCAATTATGGTCGTAACCGCTGATCCTCTTGGAGACTACAACGCAACTTCGCAGATCCTGCGCTATTCGGCCCTTGCGCGGGAAGTCACCGTGCCTCGGGCTCCATCTGCGACTGAGTCTGTCTTCTCTGCTACAGTTGAACTTCGCAAGTCTTCTGCTAGCGACCGCTCTACACCGAATATGGCAACCAGTGAAGAGCTCGAGAAAGCATTAGCCGAAATCAGCAGACTGACGAAGGAGAATGAGGCACTTTCCGTGAGATtagctgaagaagagatcaTGAGAGCAGAATTAGATATGAGACTGAAATCTAGTGAAGAAACATGTCTCATGATCGAGCAGGAAGTGCGCGAAGAGTGCTGGGCCGAAATGGATGAgaggatggaagaagagagaaagaagtgGCAAGTTGCTCTGGAGGAGCAGGTGAGCACCTTGACTTACAGATAACTTTGAGCATTGGCTGATCATTACAGGCTGGTCATAATGATGAACACCTTGATAAGAAGATTGAACTATTGTCTCGTGGTTTCCAAGGTACTGTTTCCACTTCTTCCCCTATCCCACAGATGATTTGCGGTCAAACTAACAGATGCGCCTAGTCCATACAGATCCCGAGCCTTCTAGGGACGAGAAGGTGGAAGAACTGGAGTTCGAAATTGACCAGCTTCGCAGCAAGGTTACATCTTTAGAACGCGAACTGATGTGCCGGTCTCCTACCAAGAAGTCCAAGTCAAAAAATACACTCGAGCCGTCTCGCAATTCCAATATTCTTGGTCGCGAAAGTGACATTGACATGGCACTCCAACGGATGGATCAGTTGAAGCTTGCAGACAGCATGTTTTCTCCTGCTCCGCCTGCAGGCTCCCCCGGAAAAAGGCTTAGGAAGATGGCAACCAGAAAATGGGATTTCGCCCcggaggaagagatctgAATTTCCTGATGATACCCTCCACAGACTCTTTCAGATTGAAGTTTTGACACGGCCTATCCTTTcgcttcattttctttttgacatATTGGGACGCTTATTCACTGTACATTATATGAGGACGATCATGGGCGGTTTTCTTTGGCGTGTGATAGAATGGGGATTGGGGTTACGAAATGTTTAtgtataaatattaattcttgTTTATGGTACACATGCTAAAATACCACCTTTACCGTGTACTTCCTCGCACCTGAACGCCTTTTACCGTAGCAAAATAAAAGCAGATGATGGAAATCATCTAGTCGTTGGAGTTGACCTTGGGATATTAGTGAGGCAACTCATGACAAGAAAGCCCTGAATCTTGAGTGCCTCAGATATCCATTGCTTCCGAATCAGACACATGGTCACTTTCCTGATCAGCTTCAGCAGCAGCGGGCTGCTCGCCCCCGTCGTCGACATCCATTTCGTTGGCTTCGTTCGCGTCAGCTTCGCCCTCAGGCTCACCATCACCTTCCCCCaccccttcttcttccccagcGGCTTCAttatcctcttcgtcttctccctcGCCTTCACCTTCACCCTCACCCCCCCCCTCTCCGTCAATCTCGgcttcatcgccatcagcACCATCATCGCCTTCCTCTACCATAGTCTCGCCTTCCTCGACCATGGTCTCTCCTTCATCACCAAGGTCAGCATCTTCCTCCCTATcagcatcttcttccccgtCGCCGGCCCCTTCATTAGCTCCGTCTCCATCAGCGCTAGCTGCAGCCGACATTCCCACCTCCGGATCCAAAGATCCCCGATCCTGCAGATTAGGGAACAACAAGCTGCGCTCCGCCGCAAGCTTGGATAATTTCTCATCATCTATCTCGCTCAGCTCGCTTTCATCATCAGCACTGTCATGCAGGCTATTAGGAATATCGCTCTGTTGCCCCGAGGCCAGTTCGTCAGCTACAGCAGCAGATGTAGCGGTATCCTTCGTTTGCTCGGGAGCGGAAGTGACCGCGCCGACGCCGTGGGATGGTTCGCTTTCTGCAGCGGCCGGTGCTTTGGCGATAGGAGCGCGAGGCGCGAGTTTGCGTTGGACGATTGTCTCCGCCCGTTTCTGGATGTCGCGTCTTGCGATGCCCTTTGTGCGGCCGCGGGGTGCTGGGGCTTCGGATGCAGGGGCGGAGGTTGGGGGTGTAGGAGTGTCTGCGGCGCCATCGCTGGCCATGAGGAGATGGTCTAccttcattttctctttgttttcttcgtttGCTTGTTCGATGACGTTGGGCATGTTGACTTCGTATAGGCGTGAGTAGATGTCGGCGATGAGGTCTTCTAACAAGGAGACTTTCATGAGGTTGTTATTTAACTTCTTTAACTCGACGGCGTCGCGGAGAAGTTCGAGAAGTGTAATGCTTTCTGGAGCTAACTGGAGGAGACCCTCTAGGCGAGCTGTGTTTGCGACGAATTCGTCCCACCCAATGGGTTTGAAGACGCTTTCATCATGTCCTTCGTTAATGTTTCCTGCTTTTCGTATGACTCGTGCATAGGTTAGACAGAGGTCCTCCCATAGTTTTGCATGGTTGATGAAATCGCCCTGCTTTTTCCTGACTCGACGTAGTAGTTGGTCGAGGCTTGCACGATCTTCCAGTTGTTCTAGTAGAGCCACGAAGAAATACACGTATCGTGTCGTATAAACGAAGTGTCTACCGGGACGCTCATTCTCAGGCCTCCACACTTGGATCGTCATTGTCTTTGTGAATATCTGCTGTGTCAGTTCACCCTTGGCTCCTGCAGCTGCGGCAGCGtccttttcatcatcatAAGTGATATGTGCAGCCTAATTCAGGTAAGTCTTGGTTCGTTACAGGTAATAGTGCAAATTCTTAAACTTACCCTGACAGCCATGCGATGGTGCCAGTTCGACTTGTCGGCATGCTTTAAGTTTCGAATGACAGACATTATGTATGGCTTCCAAGGGGCGCCTTCCTCCGGAGGTGGTACCTTTCGCGCCCAAGGAGTGGCCACCAGAGTCTTACTTCCTTCAGCCggctgaaaagaaaagttaacTGCCACTCACACATCGTCAAAACCAAAATGGAGAAATATTGCGTACCGTAACCACTCCTCTATGAACCAGTTTGTGAACAATGGACACGAGCTTATAGTGGGGTTCGAAGATAGGATCCGACCGAGAATCCCTCTTCTGAGGCAGTGCATCAATAGAATCGAGCAGAGAATCTAGGAGATCATCAAGGTGGACGTGCTTTGATGTGCCCCTGACGGAGTCGTCACAGCTGAACATCTTCCAGAGACATTTACTTAGCATGTAGCGAGTCCTAAGTCACGGTTAGTAGCCACACTATCAGTTACAACGAAGGAATGACATACATCCAACTCTTGGGCTTATCAGGAATGGCACGCTTAAGGAGGTAACTCGCAAGATTCCAGACGGAGTACAACCTCATCTCCTTGAATGGAAGCGCTTCGTACATCTGTTGGTTCTCTTCACTGTTGTAATGTCGTGTGAAATCGGAAAGGCTAAAAGCGGCCATGGATAAGGGTTCTCGAGAAGACGAGTACAAACGGATTCCAAAGTCGGTGTAGAGGTCGGATACGAGCGCTCGAGTCTCCGGTGTAGGATCTGCGTTTCTTGCTGCCGTTGCAACAGCCATGGCATAGCTATGGATCGC
The sequence above is a segment of the Aspergillus flavus chromosome 4, complete sequence genome. Coding sequences within it:
- a CDS encoding kinesin family protein, with translation MNPAKPSQSSLFQVYLRLRPPISQQDDQAERCLTVEYPESQDVVEHDQGTPAPAATHIILQPPSDARKRAVEKFGFTKVFEESASQLTVFEDTGLDSIIRGVLLEGRDGLVATLGVTGSGKSHTILGSKTQRGLTQMSLDVIFKSLASTIKPPDNSIHPLLLSSVASSDQSESQIFTAQTFLEAVYGDPSADRGRNSRAQTPMSSSRAQTPLTVCFPPQSQLLRSSVLRPQAPFPSRFCGHNMAYGLRNGYSPTLNHMSRLIPNATIKASPRQMVPGLSLALSYTQPSFIGMNRAKQSQNLKEPAPAIIFPRRNLPQRPNVPPRSPDVSHLTLELNPNSEYIVLVSMYEVYNDRIFDLLSPAIVPGQGSTVSRGGTNQKDRRRPLLFKSTEGSPDRKVVAGLRKIACSTYEEALAILEVGLTERKVTGTGANSVSSRSHGFFCLEVKRRMRNKRTGEETWMGNTLTVADLAGSERARTAKTAGSTLAEAGKINESLMYLGQCLQMQSEIQEGKTALVPFRQCKLTELLFSNSFPSSTQAPGPNRHPQKAIMVVTADPLGDYNATSQILRYSALAREVTVPRAPSATESVFSATVELRKSSASDRSTPNMATSEELEKALAEISRLTKENEALSVRLAEEEIMRAELDMRLKSSEETCLMIEQEVREECWAEMDERMEEERKKWQVALEEQAGHNDEHLDKKIELLSRGFQVHTDPEPSRDEKVEELEFEIDQLRSKVTSLERELMCRSPTKKSKSKNTLEPSRNSNILGRESDIDMALQRMDQLKLADSMFSPAPPAGSPGKRLRKMATRKWDFAPEEEI
- a CDS encoding RTA1 like protein-domain-containing protein, with amino-acid sequence MIHKRSPYQEGSLWYYAPNKGAPIAFAVLFALSGIMHGYQCFKYKSWKVTGLLPWSALLFTAGFVMRTIGAFGHWDNLGVFISSTVFLLAGPPVYEGANFFTLGRILYYIPYHSPMHPGRVFTTFIAMGIVIEVITANGASLVANTSNPESTQNTGKALLKAALILQIALMAGFVALASKFYYNCHRAGVLNSKVKRALYVLYCSCTLITIRTIYRTVEYFTAASLNTSNIDDISPILKDEWFFWVFETVVMFANTTLLNVFHPMRWLPRSNRIYLATDGVTEVEGPGYEDRRPFLLTLFDPFDIVGMITKKGKKEKFWEVDHQPSTSV